CAGCTACTCGCTGGTCACGCGCCGGTTCGATGCGGTCTCCACCGATGTGGTGACAGGCTTCTGCCTCGCCACGGCAATGTTGTCGCTGCTCTGCCACCTCTGGCTCGAAACGTCCGTCTGGCCGGATAGCGCCAGCCAGTGGCTTGCTGTAGCGGGTCTTGGGCTGTTGCCGGTCGGTGCAGCCTTTTACGCCTGGGATTACGGCGTCAAGAACGGCGATATCCAGATCCTGGGGGCAGCGTCCTATGCCGCCCCGCTGCTATCGACGCTGGTGCTGCTGGTTTTCGGTTTTGGTGAGGCAAACCTACGCATTCTTGGTGCTTGCGTGCTGATCACGGGCGGCGCGGCGCTAGCTGCAAGCGGCATGTTTCGCCGCAAGACAGCCATCGAAGACGCGGCTTGACGGTTACCTGCCGGGCATCATCTTCATCAACACGCCATCTTTCAGCACGGCATGATGGAAAATAGCCGCAGCTGCATGCAGCGTGGCCGTGCCGATGATGATCCAGGCGAGGAGAGAATGCATGTCACCGAGCAGATGGCGATAATCCGGCGATATACCGATGAGATCGGGAATGGAAAACAGCCCGAAGAAATCAACCGGTTTGCCTTGCGACCAGCGCCATAGAAAGCCGAGAGAAATTTGCGCGGCAAGCCCGAAATAGAGCAGATAATGCACCGCCTTGCCCATCAGGCCCAAAACGCCTTTTTCGGCCTCCGGCAGGGTTTTGAGACTGGCGATCCGCCAGACAAGCCGCAGCACAAAAACAGCGAAAAGCGTGATGCCAGCACCATAATGCAGCGCTTTCAGGCCATTGCGCACAGCACCGCCTTTTTCCGTAAATTCCCAGATTTCCGCCGAGAAAAACAGGGTGAGCACCAGCAGCGCTGTTGCCCAATGCAGCCAGATCATGCCGCTATTGTAACGCGTGCCGCGCGATTCGATCACATTAAGAGGTATATTCATCGTCATGTCGCCACTCCAAAAAATCGGATTTTGCAGCGCAACAAATCGGTTCATGCTGACATGGGCCTGAAGCACATTGGGGCCTGAAGCATATGGGGGCCTGAAGCATAACAGTATGCCAGGTTATCAAAGAGGCTGACCTGGCTCCCAGCCCGGAGGGGCCATTTCGAAAGCGTCGAAAGTAAAGCCCGGTGCGACCGTGCAGCCAACCAGTGTGTACTCCCCAAGGCTTTCCGCGGCCTGCCAGCTAAGCGCTGGGATGATGGCCTGGGGTCGCTCGCCGCGCACAAGGTCTGTACCTAGAACCAAGGTTTCCACGGATTGTCCGTCATTCGAACGGTAACGCGCCAGCGGGGCGCCAGCATAATAATGCCAGATTTCAGCCGCGTCCTTGACCCGATGCCAATGGGAGCGTTGTCCCGCTTGCAGCAGATAGTAGATGGCCGTGGAATGGCCACGCTGACCTCCTTTACCGTCGCGGAAGGTTTCGCTGTACCAGCCGCCTTCCGGGTGGGGCTGCATGGCCAGCGCTGCGATGATCTCATCGGCATCGGCCATCAGAAATTGTCCTTGCGCTTGCGGATCTCGGCAAAAACCTCTTCATTGCTCTTGCTTTCCATCACCAGGTTGCGGCGGATTTTTGGATCGGCCACCCGCAGGAACGGATTGGTTTCCTTTTCCAGAGACATGGTGGTGGGAATGGTGAACTGCCCTTGCGCGCGCATCGCCTCGATGTCGCGGGCGCGGGCTTGAAGCCGCTCATTGTCCGGGTCGATAGTCAGGGCGAAACGGGCGTTGGACAGTGTGTATTCGTGGCCGAAATAAATAGCGGTTTCATCCGGCAGCACGGCCAGCTTTTGCAGGGAATGCCACATGTCGGCAGCCGGCCGTTCGAAAAGCCGTCCGCAGCCGAGCGCAAATAGTGTGTCGGCGGCAAACAGCAGTTTGGCGTCTGGAAAATGATAGCAGACATGGCCTGCCGTGTGGCCCGGCGTTTCGATCACCTGAACCCGGTGCGGTCCGAATAAAAACTCTTCCCCATCATAGGCAGACCGGTCCAGACCGGGAATGGCGACCGCTTCGTTGACCGGGCCGATGATTTCACAGCCATATCGTTGCTTCAGCGCCAGATTGGCCTCGACATGGTCATTGTGGTGATGGGTGGTGAAGATATGGCTGATCTTCCAGCCGCGTTTTTCGGCAGCCGCCACGATCGGGCCTTCCTCCGGCGCATCGATGGATGCGGTCAGGCCGGTTTCAGGGCAATGGACCAGCACACCGTAATTGTCGGTGCGGCACGGGAAGATTTCGATATCCGGGCTTTTCATCGGGGTGACCCTTTGCTTGGCGGTGGCGATTACAGGGGCTGGGCAGTGGCGATTGCAGGGCGATTTAAGGAGAATCTAGTGCCTGGGGCCTTGATGTCCAACAGCCTGCTGCTAACAATTGTGCCATGCATGTGGATATAGTCGATCTTCGTCAGTTCTATCACACCATGCTTGGCCATGCTGCCGAGCAATCCATTACCATGGCGCTGTCGTCGCTCTGGGCGCGGCTGCCGGAAGAGCGGCTGGTGGGGCTGGGCTATTCGGTGCCGTATCTGGATCGGTTTCGGGCCGATACCGAGCGGACATTCGCCTTCATGCCAGCGGGGCAGGGGGCGGTGAACTGGCCGCCGG
This region of Agrobacterium vitis genomic DNA includes:
- a CDS encoding cytochrome b; its protein translation is MNIPLNVIESRGTRYNSGMIWLHWATALLVLTLFFSAEIWEFTEKGGAVRNGLKALHYGAGITLFAVFVLRLVWRIASLKTLPEAEKGVLGLMGKAVHYLLYFGLAAQISLGFLWRWSQGKPVDFFGLFSIPDLIGISPDYRHLLGDMHSLLAWIIIGTATLHAAAAIFHHAVLKDGVLMKMMPGR
- a CDS encoding cupin domain-containing protein → MADADEIIAALAMQPHPEGGWYSETFRDGKGGQRGHSTAIYYLLQAGQRSHWHRVKDAAEIWHYYAGAPLARYRSNDGQSVETLVLGTDLVRGERPQAIIPALSWQAAESLGEYTLVGCTVAPGFTFDAFEMAPPGWEPGQPL
- the gloB gene encoding hydroxyacylglutathione hydrolase, with protein sequence MKSPDIEIFPCRTDNYGVLVHCPETGLTASIDAPEEGPIVAAAEKRGWKISHIFTTHHHNDHVEANLALKQRYGCEIIGPVNEAVAIPGLDRSAYDGEEFLFGPHRVQVIETPGHTAGHVCYHFPDAKLLFAADTLFALGCGRLFERPAADMWHSLQKLAVLPDETAIYFGHEYTLSNARFALTIDPDNERLQARARDIEAMRAQGQFTIPTTMSLEKETNPFLRVADPKIRRNLVMESKSNEEVFAEIRKRKDNF